Part of the Anopheles gambiae chromosome 3, idAnoGambNW_F1_1, whole genome shotgun sequence genome is shown below.
GCCTGTTTCTGTGGGCTGTGGCGACGCCACTGTCGTTAATGCTTTCCTCCACCTACAGGCGGCTCGAGATACTGTCGACCAAACTGCAACATTCCAACAGCCATCGGTACAAGTGAGTACATCTTCAGAAATCCTCTGTTAGCTTCACGGCTCGGAGAAAGTTCTGAGAACAGTCCCAGAAACAGTATAGCACCATCAAGAGTATTGTTTTGTAGCATATTATTGCGTCTTGTTCTCGTTGCAGTGCACGAGCTTCCGTACGTGAGGATCAGCGAGAATCCAGCCACTGGTCGACGCAACGGTAAGTTACCCTGCCTAACAGCAATGCCCTACTTCTTGTGACCTCTCCTTAGCGCTTGCTTACATCGTCGCTGCAAACCTGCCGAGAGAAGAATACTAACCGAAACATTTCTACCTTCATCCCTTCTGCCTTCCATTACgacacaccatcatcattcaCGTAACCCCGAATTGGCAAACGCGGGACCACCGAAATTGACCCGTTCTATCGTAACTACCACCACCGTCTCCTACCAGATCCACCGTCAGTGTTATGCCGGACATAGACAGATCTAATTGGTAATCGATTCCCGCGAGATGTGTTTAAATTATCGTACGAATATTCCATTCCTGCTACCTGAAAATCGTCTCATAACCACATGAATCTCCCAGCGAAATCTCCTCCGAGTGGTGAACTAGAATCTAAGTTTAAGCCACGTGCACACTGCCATTTTCCGAACCCTCAATTTGCGTGCAGTACATGAAAATATTCAGGGTGGCCATAGGGGCGAACCATtcccaacacaaacacacacacacatacgcaaacaCAGACAGGCGCGCGAAAGATACGCTTgcatttctctttctctcctcccGTTCCTACCCGACCCGATCGAAATGCGCATACGCGGGCTACGCGAAGATCCGTCTCGGTGCATGTTAACGCAATGGCAGAGTCGAGCACGGACGAGGAGCTTTCACACTACACGGCAACCGGCAGCGGTGAGGAGGACGGCACCGAAGAGGGGGCGGTCGTAATTGAGTACATCGAGTTGCGGTACGAAAGCGGCGACCCGACCAACTACCGGGAAAGCTTAATCTAGCGGACCCGGCGAGGCGACGGATGGCGCAAACGCTGTTAATATCTGTGAATAATATTTACCTTTCGATTTGTTCGTACATAAAGCGCGATTATTTTAGTTCGAGAATGagtgaaaattttgttttcaattagtttttaatttgttaatcCGAAATTTACTAAACAAATCATTCGTCAAACAAACAGCACGTCGACGTGACATGGTCCGGTCAACAATTATTCTCCAGAATGCTCGGtgcctggctgcagcctcccatgCATGTAGACACTCGATCTTCGATAAGTGTCGCTTCACCtcatccagccatcgagttcgctgtgcttccctgcgccttatgccgaactggggatcgctgtcgaacaccttcttggtggggcatgagtccggcatcctcataagatgccccagccatcgtatcctgccagccttcaCCACCGTCATGATGCTCGGTTCACCGTACACCTCAACAAGCTCGTGGTTTAACCATCTCTTCCATACTTCAttctcgaacacaccgccaaagatgatCCGGAgaatgcgtcgctcaaacacacCCAGAGCTTTTGCATCCTCCACTTGAATGGTCCAAGACTCATTTCCATAAAGGAGCACCGAGTGAATCAATAGACGCGTTTCGACTAAACGATTTCTGCTTGAAAACTCCTGTCAAAATCACCGTTTTCCATGGCAACGGAAAATCGAGCAGTGTCCGGCGAATCTTATTCGTGCAATTTTTTGCCATCCACCGTAGGCTTAAGATTTAAACACTCAGAAGCGAGATAATAATtatataataattaataagAGAGCACTGATTTAATTAACTCTGAAAAATACGCTCTTCCCTCCCTCACTACGAGCGTTACGTAATATAGCGATGAGCCCTACCAAGCACATATTCAAGTaagaataaatattaatattttaagaACAAATAGTTGATTTCCTATTGGATTATTGtactttgaaatatttcacatgaAAGATATAATTATCCATGGCATTTACCACACTTCAATCCATTATACACTTATGTTTAGCTTATTATAGCTTATTTTTTATCagtaaattatgaaaaataacaaaacaatcgACCACAGAAAATGTTTGTACTTTGTCGCATGAAAACAGTTTACCTCTCGCACAGCGACTCATCGTTATCACTGTTGGTTTATTTCAACACCACAGCACACTGTCATGCATGCGCTCTACCTGTTAGCAGataacacacaacaacatacCGCATCATCTGCGGGCGATCCAATGCAATGCCCCTAGCTTGCTTCCCGTACAGCATGcgggaaaaatgaaaatactttccctttttgctttttgctcaCCTCACGCAATATGCTGACTTCAAAAAGGCCGTCCAGATGCGCCCGGTGCTTCAGTTTCAATTTGTCAACGGAGTAAAACGCGTGATACAACCATGCGGCACTGTAGGTTGTACGTTTTTCTGATAGCTGCGCTGGTGCTAACCGAGTGTATACTAGCAATTGAATCAACCGATCGCAAAGCAATCCATCTACCGACGAGTGCAGAACAACCTACAAAACTAAAATCGAGCCGCCGAGAAGGACGCTTTCTAGGGTTGCTTGGTCTGCTTACGGGCCTTACGCTGGTGGATTCCCTTGACGATGATAACGATCGTCCGCGACGCTCAGGGTTCGTCAAGATTGACGTTGGCCATCCTGCCGCGCTCGACGCATTCTACGGAGCATACGGTTACAGCTCACCCTACTGGACCGGTGGATCGTCCATCAACATAAAGATTCCTTTCCGACCGCCCGGAGCCGAATTTGAAACGATGGCCGTTATACCGTTCCCCGTGCACTTTCCCCACACCGGACCATCCCACTACGGGTCCGCACCGGGTGGGATTGAACCGCGTCCGACCATCTTTTCCGATCCCGTGCCGAGCGCCTCGAACGGTTCAGTGAGTATTGGAAAGACTGCAACGACACGGCAAGCGACGAACTGCTTTTTTTGGGTCAATCGTTTAATCTTTCATAATTGTTCATTTTAGGAAACGATTGCAGCCGATGAATTAGAGCTTCCgagaggaagaaaacaaaagctcgCTTCTAAAAAGAGTTCTACAACCGTTAAAAGGCGATCCCGTCCGAAGGTGAGTCCTCCGAGAACGATACGCAGCACACTGCGAGCGGACGCAGAACCAAATGAGGATGTTAACGTGGAAACGGTTGAGGAAACAACCACCACGAACGATACGCCAACGGTGCTAGCGCCCACCGAACCGACCGCGAGTAACGATCCCGATGTCTCCGCTACTAATACACCGACCGATCATCATGCGCCCGTTTCCGAAGATCCCGAACCAGCCACCCCGGCGTCGATCGTTCAATCCGAGCTCAATTACGTAACCCAGCCAATGATACCAGCGTCCTATTACACGCACCAGCACAGCCTGGCCGATCTGTCCGCGATCGAGCTGACGACGGCAGCGAGCACCCAAGATTTCCCCCTGGCAGCGTTCCAGCCAAGCCGGGCCGATCATTGGCAGGATTATTACGGTACCGTCGCACAGGAAAGCTCGAACCGGCAGCTAGGGTTTCTGCCGATCGCACCTCCCGCTCACTGAGCGCACCCAGCGAAACGACTCATTTTCTCAATAAAAACCACCATCCTTCATTCTCGACACTTCCGATCTATCTGAACCGTCTGGACTCTGCGGGTACTCGGTACTCCCCTTCCTCCCCCTCCGTAACAGACGTGCGACCTGCTAATGTGCGAATCGTAATGACGCTTACGTAACGCCTGTACATAAAAGCGCAACAATGGCCCGTTCGGGCGCAAAGTGTCGCATTATGCGTCGGTGCCATAATCCACCTGCTGCGTACCAGggaaaatgatatttttatgTCTCGATCCATCGCACAAGGGATAGGCACCCCGCATCCCGGTGGCTCTAATTTGTTCGTCCCGGGGTGCAGCCATACGGCCATTGCCGTTTCGCCTCTACCCTACCCTAGTGCGACAACACTTGTTTGTGGGCTGGACTGTTTTCAAGTGGTGGGTAATAAAAGCCAACGCACAGATTGCTGCACCTTTAGCCACTGCCACTGCACTTGTTGTTTGGCTCTTTGTTTTGGCTCTAGCATCTTCTAGCGATTATCCTTGCCCGGAGTGGGCCCCGAAGGACCCTGGCGCGAGAAGGAGAACGGGTTGCCCGTACTGAACGGGCGTCGCGCCGGGGCTAGCGGtggcgcaacattgttgctggccCGTTCGTACCATCAATTGAACCTTGCCAGCCAGTGCAGTGGCCGGGTAGGACGAGGAGGGGAAGGGGCGTAGCACTCGCTGAACGGTCGCGGTGGGCACGCACTGCCGATGACTGGGGTTTTTCCCCGAGACAGTTCATTCGCATCCTTTGGGGGGGGTAAATGAACGGTGGACGCACGGTCCTGGGAACTTGGCTGGTGCTGCCTGTgctgactgtgtgtgtgtatgtgtgtgtctctttGTGCTTTTCGTGTTGGCATAATGAATTGGCTGAACCGGTGGAAcgaaagaagacaaaaaaagaacacccaTTTGCGGTTATCGCTTGGCCGGGTGGCGTGTTTTTTACCGGGTATAAACTTTCGTTTTTGCTATTGACACTAATTACGTCTCCGCGTCTGCCGTAGCCTTAATAATTAAGCACGTCTGTAGAGGGTTTACTACTTTCGCATTAGTTCGAGTGTGCCACTTTTATAAAAATGGCtttaagggttttttttgtctacaaACAGCCTTTTTATATGTAATTGTTTGGCAGGTAttgtaaaaaatacatcattCTTTGACATTCCGACTTTACCTATTGGAATATTGCATtgaatgaattaaatttaaacattaaataagCATAATTTCTAATcctaaaaacataataaaaacatttttttttatttactcaaCTACGCATGTAATTCTacttaataatttattaaagATATTTCGGGATGGGATACAGAAATACACGAATTAAAATGTCCTCTTCAAATTTAACAAATCTTcaaatttaacaaataaaaGTTTTTTATGTGCAAAACATCAATTGATAATGCTTCCGAGATTGTGAAAAGTGAGCTATATGACATTAGAATCAGCCagtatttaattatttatcttAAAAATGGATGATATCAGTGATCTTGTTAtcttattttcattattttaattatcattatttttgaaTGATAAAACTAAACCTTTCCTAAACAACAAGTACTATAATGATCCGCACTGGAATGATAAAGTAGTCAGAATTGGAGGTCTTGTAGAAGTTGTACGTTCAAAATATGTTCATGCCGACGCTGTCCTGACTTTTAACAGACAAATGTCGAAAGGATACATTTATCCTTTCCTTATGTCCTTATATCCttatatttattatataaatataatacCAAAACACTTATTTAATACAATTGTATTTAACCCACTGTAAAATAGGCTGTCATTTAACAGTCTTCTGCTATCAAAGTTAAATGACGCAAGACAAAATATTCCGTTAAAAAACCCGTTCAACCGTTGAAACGCTAGACATCCACCATTTCAAATTCCGAATAAGCATCAAACGATCACTCTTATCGTTTAATGATGTGCTTCCTTTTGGGAAAATGCCATCCCGCACTGATGCGTCCCGACGATCACCCATCACACCATATGGGTGTTTGTTTATCTCTGCTACCCCTTTCACTTCGTACCACCGTTGCGACGGACTGACTGACTGagtgactgactgactgactgttTGACGCCATTCGTCCGGCCAAAAGCCTTTTAGCGCCATTAGCACAGTGTCACAAGCGCAACGCAATCCTGCACCGGCCCAAACTAATCAAACATTCCACAAACCGATCCTGATCGGTGCCATAATTAATGGTTTCGTTAAccataaacaaaaaacccaaagcTTTTGCTATGGCTTAAAGCAAACCactcaacaaaaaacacaccaaagcaacaacaacaaaaaaaaagggtgcgACATGTTCCTTTGCACAGGAAGTGCGCTCGCCGTGTtactctcgctcgctctctttctccgtATCGCAGCGAACACGAGCCCGGCGCCCCGTCCATTTCCGGGGACGGTCATGTCCGTACGGCTGCAGACGCGCAGACACACATCCATCCGCAACACAGAGGCCGATACCTCCGGGGGCAGACTGTGGACAGCCCCTAGAGCGTAGtggagacgacgacgacgacgacgacgacaacgttGACGACTACCTCAAGCGCGGATCAAGCACGTAGCACCGAGCAGCACGAAGGAATGAAAGAGAGCAAGGATCACAGCACAAGGACGAATGCGGGACAGCGAGACAGCACGAGGCACGGGAGACATCCTGCACCGTTTGTGGCTCCTCAATTAGTGCGGTGAAACGGAGCGAGCGGCACGAGCGACAGGTTGAAATGGGCGAATGGGTAGCAAATCGATCTCGACACGGATATTTAAGACTGGTTGTGCACCGGTCTGTCACTATCAGTTGCACTTGAGATTTCATCCAACAACGAACCAACCAGCGAGTGAGTGCAGTGAAACGATGAGGCAATTCTAAAGCACGATCAAACGTTACGTGACAATAAGCCAGTGAATTTGAGTATATTTGCGAATTGCGGAACTATTATCAAACGAAAGACAATGGTGCTATCAATTGTGTATTCGAGGATTGTAATGGTGGTGTGTTTGATGCTAGTGCCTACAAACGTCTCCAGCTATGCAATAGGTACGTGTTCTTGGAGAAGATCTGAGAATCGGAAGTGCACAACAAGCAGCAACGGAAGCGTTTCTCTTTAAGAAATGTGCTCATCTTTTTACACAATTTCTAATGAAAATCATGTTCAACTTTTTATCAATAGATCACACTGCATCCACCGATACAGCGACGTTGCAGGTTTTAAACGAATTTCGGACACGGCTTGTAGCGGAAGGAGTTATTCGTGACGCTAAAGGTAAAGATCATTAAACAAAGATCAATACGCAATGAATCGAAGTCTTCTAGAGCGATTATCTAATAGTAAATTGTTCTTATCACCAACAGAACTAACAATGGATACTTTCGATGAGCTGGAAGTGCTTCGGCTACTTCCCATGGTTATCAGCTTCATGAAGGCAAACGCTCTGTCATCCCTCGAGCAGGACGCGTTCGAGCACATCTACGGCAGCATCTGGGAGCTGGTCGTTGAAGAGTCCCACCGGTATCGGGGCCAGCCTCGCAATGCAATTCTTACCGCACTGCTAGCCTCACCCGAAATACGTCAAACGTCAAATCCCAAAACCAACGATCCTCAACACAACTCCATTCCGCCGCCTGCAACTTACGCTTCCCGGGAAGCTCCCTCACAGCGAGTGCTGCACATGGCTGCCACGATCGTGCAAAAGTACTACCAACGCCAAACGAAGCACACCAGTGCCAGCAAACGCAAGGCCACCCAAGCACGCCGAAATGAACCCCGGCTAAGAAGTGCCGATGTGCGTACGAAGCAACTGTCTAGCGATTCGATTCGCGTCACAATCGAACTGCCACGCTACAAACGTGCGATCGCCAAACCCAAACAATCGCCCACAAAACAGAAAGCGAAGGAGGAGGTgcacgaggaggaggacgaggaggaggacccCGAGATGGAGGCAAAGATTTTGGCCGCCATTCAGGCACAGATTGGAAATCCCAGCCTGGAGGAGGAAGACGATGAAGAGGACGACGACACTGCAGCGCTTGGTGAGGATTCGTCCGAGTATTtagacgacgaacccgacTACATGGGTGTGCTCGgagacgatgacgacgatgatgatgatgatgatgatgatactgAAGAATATGAagaggatgatgatgggcaTCTCGTTAACGGGCTGTTGCGAACGAGCATGCAAGATTTCGAGAATCCTTCCTTCAACGAACTGTTGCTGTTGGCGGCCCGGCACAGAGCAGcacagcagcggcggcagaagcaacagcaacaccatcTTGCCCACCGAATGAAACCTTCGGCGACGCTTCACAGCAGCTATGAGGATTACTAGCCTTGCGGTAGATATCGATTGATGTCTTCATCAGTGAAAGGATCAGTGATCGATGCCTGTTGAGTGCGATGGGAGCGAATCTGCAAAAGATGTGTGGAGCATATCGTGTGGGTTCGCCAGTGCAGCAGcattaaaattcaaacaaatcgTACAGAAACGTTAGCGTTAGTGGTTAAGGTTAAGGTTAGGTAAGGTTAGTGTAAGGCTTTTATTATTAGGTGTTATGAATGTTGTAAAAACTCATCCTTCGAAACATTAAGTGCAATGCGATCGCTGTCGAATAAACTATAAGTGTTATTTGTGTGCAAATTGTATAATTTTGTTGTGCttcttttaataatttatttattttgatgttttgtaattgaaaattttcaactagcaataattaattaacaaaaacatttaCTAAATATCATTCAATACAGTTCCACCACAAGAAAACTATATTTAAGAACCCATTGTTCAAGGTTCCGGTCAACAAGGGCTTTTAGCAACCTTGGCTGATCACTACGACTCGCTGATCACGACACGACAAGAAacgaagatgacgaagaggGCGAGAGAATCCGTTTGAATGATGTAAAAAAGACGGAGCGCAATACCGGTGGCAGATACTTAAATACAGTGGAACCCCTCACAACGAGTAACccttataacgagtttttcgcAAAACGTACAAATCTGAATATTCAACAAATACTCCTCAtaatgatttatttgtttatttattgttcaaattgGCCACCATACAACAGACGCGTACTACCGATCGTACCAACGTACAGTACAACATCTTACACGAAGTAGGATCGTTTATTTCACGCGTAAGATGTTTAAGCAAGCCTAGCAGCTGATTCCTCTTGGTTACGACGTCGTCAAGCTGGCCATGGAAGCTCAACTTCGCATCAAGGAGCACTCCAAGATCCCTGGGACCGCTTTTACGCTCAAGTATGGAGCTACGTAGTGCGTAATCATATCGAAGGGGTACTCGCCTTCTCGTGAAGGTGATCACCGCGTACTTCTCGATACATAGTTGGCCAATTTGTGAAGCACCAGGATTGGAACATATCCGGAGCACAACATATCCGGAAGATGCATCTGATCTGCTTGTGAGCGAACCGGTGAATGTAATTTAGCAGGAGGAGAAGTGCCGTCTAGTCTAAATCGAGTAATTGTGccttttcaataaaaaaccTTTTGAAACTAtgttcatgttttatcagatatatattttattttcatacaaACTACAGCATATAAATTGATCAACGGTGACTCTTCTCACCTTTAAAGCATCGTATATactaattaaattattcattccAAATTGAACTACACACATAACTCCCCATTCATTTCCTTTGTACAATGTCTATCAGCCGAGAAGCACGACTCAACGATACTGCCACAACACTGCCAGCGCATCCTGTTCCATCTTCTGAAAGAGTTTGTCCTTAAATTTCTCATACTGACGATCGCGCTCcatgatttcgtcggacgccagGCTCGCCTGCCGCACGTCGTTGTCTCCCATTCGCTCATCCTCGCGCACCAATCGCTTCAGCCAGCTTAGCTCCGCACGTTTACGCTCCATGATCGCCGCATGATGGTTCGTTGTGCCGTACCGGAACACTTTCGGATAAAGGCCCCAGCTCTGCAGCCGCTCGCGGTAGGAAGCATCCGTCCAGGGGTTTCGGACCCAATCCAGGGACACTGTTTCGTCGTAGGATACAAAAGGCAACGCACACGAGCAAAATGGTTTAATCTCGAACGTTCCAACACACTTTCTCGTGCTTTTTACTTACATTTTCGTGCAAACAATGGCCGGCTTCCGGTTAACACCATCAGAACCGTGCAGAACAATGCGCCCAGCAGtactttcattttcttttcaactTAAAACAATGCAACGATCCTTTCTCTTCCACCTCACAGCAACAACTGGCACTGGATCGATGGCGGACGGAAACGAATGCTGCATACGCTGGCAGGTAAACGACTTCTTTTGCTGCCATtccgggggaaaaaaaacaaaacaaaacgaaaaaaggatTCCGACCGAGGCAAAACAGCAGTAAACGGTACTGCTGTACGGTCTACGGTTCCGTGCGCAAACGATCAGCCTCCGCCACCATCAAGGGCCACAGGTCGTCGAAAATGTCCGCCAGCGCATCCCTTTCCTCGGGCGTAACGTTCTCCAGGCGCAGTTGCTCGACAATGTGCGGTATCAGGGCGGCCATTTCCGGGTCCTTTACCATCACGGCcatcgggctgctgctgctacctgcacaaaacgatgcaaaagaaaagaaagggtTGTTAATACACTTTCTATTTTTTGGGAAATGTTGCTTGTTCACTTTCTTCTGGTTTaggtgtaaataaaaaaaaaatagaacataAATATTGCTGGCAGCAATTAACCCGATCTTCTCATTGTTGCATGGCACAATCGCCATCGCTTCGAGGAATCACCTTCCCGATCGGTGCGCCCTCTAGCTGTCAGCAGAGTAACCATCCAACCGTTCGCTCAAAGCTTACCTTTATCGTTCCCGTTCGCGTTGTGCTGCATGTTGGCGTCCTCCGTTAGTATGATCACCTCCGTTTCGTCGTCCTCATCCTCGTCCGAATCAGGCTCCTGCGACAGCAGATTCGGTCCCGAACTAAGCTCATACTTAACAGAGCGCCCATCGGGTAGAAATGTAAGATCGTTTCCATTCTGCATACGAATAACAATTGCTGGATCGGTCTTCAGCTCCACTCTCGCGCGTTCCGTACTCGCTGCCGCCGACTCCACCTCTAAATCGTAATCATTCACCACAGCCTTATCCGAGGCGACCGGTTGCTCTGTCACGTACACTATTTCCACCGCGCTCGGTCCGGCTTCCGATCGCTTCTCGTCCACATTCCAGTTCACATCGTTCACACCACTCGGCTTGTTGTATGTTGTCTCCTGCAGCTCTTCAATCTCGTTCAACACTTCACTTTCCGACTGCACGACGCGCACCAGCAATCCACGAAAATCGTTGAACGCGTCCCGCAGCTTACCCTGCAGCGTGTCCTCCATCGCCGTCACGTCGTTACCCATATGGCCGCTCTCGCGCAACCCGGTCAGCGTTTTGACGACGAGCGGAAACAGCAGGCGAAAATCGTTTGCCAGCTGCTCCTTGATCGGATCCCGGGCCGCATACTCGCCAATGTTAAACACCTCCTCGAACCCGTCGACACCGGACAGCAACCGTTCCAGCTCGTCGCGCAGATCTTCCTTCGTGAGCCGGTCGATCAGATTGCTCAGGATGGTCGTTGGCTCCTGGTAGGCCGGGCGATGGTAGGACCGCATCACCTGCACCAGATAGTACAGTTGGAGCAGCTTCTTCGCGTACGGATCGATCGGTACGTTCGAAAGGATCCCGGCAGAAGAGTGCGCTGGTGGCACACCATGATCAGCGTACGATCCTAATCCAACGAGCTGCGGATCGGTGTTGGATGAATCTgtcgaacgaaacgaaagtaGCCTTATTACCTTTCCACTGCACAGAAcgcttttcctttt
Proteins encoded:
- the LOC133393214 gene encoding uncharacterized protein LOC133393214, which encodes MRHCRLYVFLIAALVLTECILAIESTDRKAIHLPTSAEQPTKLKSSRREGRFLGLLGLLTGLTLVDSLDDDNDRPRRSGFVKIDVGHPAALDAFYGAYGYSSPYWTGGSSINIKIPFRPPGAEFETMAVIPFPVHFPHTGPSHYGSAPGGIEPRPTIFSDPVPSASNGSETIAADELELPRGRKQKLASKKSSTTVKRRSRPKVSPPRTIRSTLRADAEPNEDVNVETVEETTTTNDTPTVLAPTEPTASNDPDVSATNTPTDHHAPVSEDPEPATPASIVQSELNYVTQPMIPASYYTHQHSLADLSAIELTTAASTQDFPLAAFQPSRADHWQDYYGTVAQESSNRQLGFLPIAPPAH
- the LOC133393213 gene encoding myelin transcription factor 1-like, with translation MVLSIVYSRIVMVVCLMLVPTNVSSYAIDHTASTDTATLQVLNEFRTRLVAEGVIRDAKELTMDTFDELEVLRLLPMVISFMKANALSSLEQDAFEHIYGSIWELVVEESHRYRGQPRNAILTALLASPEIRQTSNPKTNDPQHNSIPPPATYASREAPSQRVLHMAATIVQKYYQRQTKHTSASKRKATQARRNEPRLRSADVRTKQLSSDSIRVTIELPRYKRAIAKPKQSPTKQKAKEEVHEEEDEEEDPEMEAKILAAIQAQIGNPSLEEEDDEEDDDTAALGEDSSEYLDDEPDYMGVLGDDDDDDDDDDDDTEEYEEDDDGHLVNGLLRTSMQDFENPSFNELLLLAARHRAAQQRRQKQQQHHLAHRMKPSATLHSSYEDY
- the LOC4577644 gene encoding uncharacterized protein LOC4577644, whose product is MHLLVIISVLCCSQFGASYVIVDRDRDSSNTDPQLVGLGSYADHGVPPAHSSAGILSNVPIDPYAKKLLQLYYLVQVMRSYHRPAYQEPTTILSNLIDRLTKEDLRDELERLLSGVDGFEEVFNIGEYAARDPIKEQLANDFRLLFPLVVKTLTGLRESGHMGNDVTAMEDTLQGKLRDAFNDFRGLLVRVVQSESEVLNEIEELQETTYNKPSGVNDVNWNVDEKRSEAGPSAVEIVYVTEQPVASDKAVVNDYDLEVESAAASTERARVELKTDPAIVIRMQNGNDLTFLPDGRSVKYELSSGPNLLSQEPDSDEDEDDETEVIILTEDANMQHNANGNDKGSSSSPMAVMVKDPEMAALIPHIVEQLRLENVTPEERDALADIFDDLWPLMVAEADRLRTEP